From the genome of Penaeus chinensis breed Huanghai No. 1 chromosome 8, ASM1920278v2, whole genome shotgun sequence, one region includes:
- the LOC125027728 gene encoding piggyBac transposable element-derived protein 4-like has product MLSTAHTSKVVTLPPNRRGVERSKPEVVVSYNNGMKGVDLSDQLAQSYPATKKTIKWYKKVFFYLLDMTTINALAVHRALGGKMPQWKFRTELVRELLQRGGRPGSFRRNPPQNQPEEDPQQAHMPVDTPFRRWRRCALCWRNHRRRKETRVMCAHCSVSLCPAPCFQAYHA; this is encoded by the exons ATGCTATCCACTGCCCACACATCAAAGGTCGTTACCCTGCCTCCCAACCGCCGAGGGGTGGAGAGGTCGAAGCCCGAGGTCGTTGTCAGTTACAACAACGGCATGAAGGGCGTCGACCTCTCGGATCAGCTGGCGCAGTCATATCCAGCAACCAAGAAGACCATCAAGTGGTACAAAAAGGTATTTTTTTACCTGCTGGATATGACCACCATCAACGCGCTGGCTGTCCACCGGGCCCTCGGCGGTAAGATGCCTCAATGGAAGTTCCGTACGGAACTAGTTCGGGAATTGCTGCAGCGAG GTGGCCGACCTGGCTCCTTCCGGCGGAACCCTCCTCAGAACCAACCTGAGGAGGATCCCCAGCAGGCGCACATGCCAGTCGACACCCCATTCCGGAGGTGGCGGAGATGTGCGCTTTGCTGGAGGAACCACCGGCGCAGGAAGGAGACCAGAGTCATGTGTGCCCACTGCAGCGTTTCCCTATGTCCGGCACCCTGTTTCCAGGCATACCATGcctaa